A genome region from Nocardiopsis exhalans includes the following:
- the recR gene encoding recombination mediator RecR: MYEGAVQNLIDELGRLPGVGPKSAQRIAFHLLSAEHADVKRLVNALVEVKERVRFCSICGNVAEETECRICRDARRDAAVICVVEESKDVVAIERTREFRGRYHVLGGAISPIEGVGPDDLRVKELMTRLADGQITELILATDPNLEGEATATYLARLVKPMGLKVTRLASGLPVGGDLEYADEVTLGRAFEGRRSLEF, encoded by the coding sequence ATGTACGAAGGCGCGGTTCAGAATCTGATCGACGAGCTCGGGCGGCTGCCCGGCGTCGGTCCGAAAAGCGCGCAACGCATCGCCTTCCACCTGCTGTCCGCGGAACACGCGGATGTCAAACGCCTGGTCAACGCACTCGTCGAGGTCAAGGAGCGGGTTCGCTTCTGCTCGATCTGCGGCAACGTCGCCGAGGAAACCGAGTGCCGTATCTGCCGTGACGCCCGCCGCGACGCCGCCGTCATCTGCGTCGTCGAGGAATCCAAGGACGTCGTCGCCATCGAACGCACCCGCGAGTTCCGCGGGCGCTACCACGTGCTCGGGGGCGCCATCAGCCCCATCGAGGGTGTGGGCCCCGACGACCTCCGGGTCAAGGAGCTCATGACCCGCCTGGCCGACGGCCAGATCACCGAGCTCATCCTGGCGACCGACCCGAACCTGGAAGGGGAGGCCACCGCGACCTACCTGGCGCGGCTGGTCAAACCCATGGGCCTGAAAGTCACCCGTCTGGCCAGCGGGCTGCCCGTCGGCGGCGACCTCGAGTACGCCGACGAGGTCACGCTCGGACGTGCCTTCGAGGGCCGCCGCAGCCTGGAGTTCTAG
- a CDS encoding aspartate kinase, which produces MALIVQKYGGSSVADAEAIKRVAQRIVAQKKAGHDVVVVVSAMGDTTDELLDLAEQVSPMPPARELDMLVTAGERMSMALVAMAIENLGYEARSFTGSQAGVITTSLHGNAKIIDVTPGRIQEAIGEGAICIVAGFQGVSQDTKDITSLGRGGSDTTAVALAGALNADACEIYSDVDGVFTADPRVVPTAQRIPQISYEEMLEMAASGTKILHLRCVEYARQYNIPLHVRSSFSQKPGTWIVSEVEESEGMEQPIISGVSHDRSEAKITVVGVPDKVGEAATIFKALADAEINIDMIVQNVSAVSTSRTDISFTAPKEFGKVAVSALKKVQEKVGYDSLRYDDKIGKVSLIGAGMRSYPGVTARFFDAIASSGTNVEMISTSEIRISVIVEEDQVDAAVQAAHSEFQLDADQVEAVVYGGTGR; this is translated from the coding sequence GTGGCCCTAATCGTGCAGAAGTACGGTGGGTCTTCCGTGGCTGACGCGGAAGCCATCAAGCGAGTAGCCCAAAGGATCGTGGCTCAGAAAAAGGCGGGACATGACGTCGTGGTCGTGGTCTCGGCCATGGGCGACACGACCGACGAACTGCTGGACCTGGCGGAACAGGTCTCCCCGATGCCTCCGGCGCGCGAGCTCGACATGCTCGTCACCGCCGGTGAGCGCATGTCGATGGCCCTCGTGGCGATGGCCATCGAGAACCTCGGGTACGAGGCCCGTTCCTTCACCGGATCCCAGGCCGGGGTCATCACCACGTCGTTGCACGGCAACGCCAAGATCATCGACGTGACCCCCGGGCGCATCCAGGAGGCCATCGGCGAGGGTGCGATCTGCATCGTCGCGGGCTTCCAGGGCGTCTCCCAGGACACCAAGGACATCACGTCCCTGGGTCGTGGCGGTTCCGACACCACTGCCGTCGCTCTCGCGGGCGCGCTCAACGCCGACGCCTGCGAGATCTACAGCGACGTGGACGGCGTGTTCACCGCCGACCCGCGCGTCGTTCCCACCGCGCAGCGCATCCCGCAGATCTCCTATGAGGAGATGCTGGAGATGGCTGCCAGCGGCACGAAGATCCTGCACCTGCGCTGCGTCGAGTACGCGCGCCAGTACAACATTCCCCTGCACGTCCGCTCGTCGTTCAGCCAGAAGCCTGGAACGTGGATCGTTTCGGAAGTCGAGGAAAGCGAAGGCATGGAACAGCCGATCATCTCCGGGGTCTCCCACGACCGGAGCGAAGCCAAGATCACCGTCGTCGGCGTCCCCGACAAGGTCGGTGAGGCCGCGACGATCTTCAAGGCGCTCGCGGACGCCGAGATCAACATCGACATGATCGTGCAGAACGTGTCGGCGGTCTCCACCTCCCGCACGGACATCTCGTTCACCGCGCCGAAGGAGTTCGGCAAGGTGGCGGTGTCCGCCCTGAAGAAGGTCCAGGAGAAGGTCGGTTACGACTCCCTGCGCTACGACGACAAGATCGGCAAGGTCTCGCTGATCGGCGCTGGCATGCGCTCCTACCCGGGCGTCACCGCGCGCTTCTTCGACGCGATCGCCTCCTCCGGCACCAACGTCGAGATGATCTCCACCTCGGAGATCCGCATCTCGGTCATCGTCGAGGAGGACCAGGTCGACGCCGCGGTCCAGGCCGCGCACAGTGAGTTCCAGCTCGACGCCGACCAGGTCGAGGCTGTCGTCTACGGAGGTACCGGCCGATGA
- a CDS encoding aspartate-semialdehyde dehydrogenase, which yields MSNRLPTLAIVGATGAVGTVMLDILTQRENVWGEIRLIASPRSAGKVLSVRGEDVVVQALAPEVFDGVDVAMFDVPDEVSKEWAPIAAARGAVAVDNSGAFRLDSDVPLVVPEVNADQVRNRPRGIISNPNCTTLSMIVAIGALHRTYGVKELVVSSYQAASGAGQEGIDVLRDQMAKAASDRTLGDNTGDMRSAVDELGPFPAPLAYNVVPWAGSLKDDGWSSEELKVRNESRKILGLPDLKVSATCVRVPVITTHSLVVHATFDSEIAADDARKLLGAAEGVEVLDDPAKGEFPTPNDVVGTDPTWVGRIRQSIDDPKSLDLFLCGDNLRKGAALNTAQIAEVVAKEFTQA from the coding sequence ATGAGCAACCGTCTTCCCACCCTGGCCATCGTCGGCGCGACCGGCGCCGTCGGCACCGTCATGCTCGACATCCTCACCCAGCGTGAGAACGTGTGGGGCGAGATCCGCCTGATCGCCTCCCCGCGCAGCGCGGGCAAGGTCCTGAGCGTGCGCGGCGAGGACGTCGTCGTGCAGGCGCTGGCCCCCGAGGTCTTCGACGGCGTCGACGTCGCCATGTTCGACGTACCGGACGAGGTGTCCAAGGAGTGGGCACCGATCGCCGCCGCCCGCGGTGCGGTCGCCGTCGACAACTCCGGCGCGTTCCGCCTGGACTCCGACGTTCCGCTGGTGGTTCCCGAGGTCAACGCGGACCAGGTGCGCAACCGTCCGCGCGGCATCATCTCGAACCCGAACTGCACCACCCTGTCGATGATCGTGGCGATCGGTGCCCTGCACCGGACCTACGGCGTCAAGGAGCTCGTGGTCTCCTCCTACCAGGCCGCCTCCGGCGCCGGCCAGGAGGGCATCGACGTCCTGCGCGACCAGATGGCCAAGGCCGCCTCGGACCGCACCCTCGGCGACAACACGGGCGACATGCGCTCGGCCGTCGACGAGCTCGGCCCGTTCCCGGCGCCGCTGGCCTACAACGTCGTGCCGTGGGCGGGTTCGCTCAAGGACGACGGCTGGTCCTCGGAGGAGCTGAAGGTCCGCAACGAGTCCCGCAAGATCCTGGGCCTGCCGGACCTGAAGGTCTCCGCCACCTGCGTGCGCGTCCCGGTGATCACCACGCACTCGCTGGTCGTGCACGCGACCTTCGACAGCGAGATCGCCGCCGACGACGCCCGCAAGCTGCTGGGTGCCGCCGAGGGCGTCGAGGTCCTGGACGACCCCGCCAAGGGCGAGTTCCCGACCCCGAACGACGTCGTGGGCACCGACCCGACCTGGGTCGGCCGGATCCGCCAGTCCATCGACGACCCCAAGTCGCTCGACCTGTTCCTGTGCGGGGACAACCTGCGCAAGGGCGCCGCGCTGAACACCGCGCAGATCGCTGAGGTCGTCGCCAAGGAGTTCACCCAGGCCTGA
- a CDS encoding GntR family transcriptional regulator: protein MSRQPQYLWLADQLREPILNGELPPGTRLPSRTRLARTYRVSEQISRTALRLLVTEGLVEARPGSGYYVRTAPEVYRLSRTDATSGSGLGRLSRELISTEQELCSAPLSSRLRLRDGEPVYLTTSRGFSANRPVTLHRSWEPAALTAGTVRTPFDAAETGPLERLSAAGFPVDRVVEEVGVRALRDSEAVLLDSAPGMTVLVVERTHYSGDRPVETSDLIGSAEQCRLLYKLSLARPRPRR, encoded by the coding sequence GTGTCCAGGCAACCCCAGTACCTCTGGCTGGCCGACCAGCTCCGTGAGCCGATCCTCAACGGCGAACTGCCCCCCGGAACTCGGCTCCCCTCCCGTACCCGGCTGGCCCGCACCTACCGGGTCAGCGAGCAGATCTCCCGGACCGCCCTCCGGCTCCTGGTCACGGAGGGCCTGGTCGAGGCCCGGCCCGGCTCCGGGTACTACGTGCGGACCGCCCCCGAGGTCTACCGGCTCTCCCGAACCGACGCCACCTCAGGCTCCGGCCTGGGCCGGCTCTCCCGCGAACTGATCAGCACCGAACAGGAGCTCTGCTCGGCCCCGCTCAGCTCAAGGCTCCGGCTCCGCGACGGCGAACCCGTGTACCTGACCACCTCGCGGGGGTTCTCCGCGAACCGACCGGTCACCCTGCACCGATCCTGGGAACCCGCGGCACTGACCGCTGGCACCGTGCGCACCCCCTTCGACGCCGCCGAGACCGGCCCCCTGGAGCGGCTCAGCGCGGCCGGGTTCCCAGTGGACCGGGTCGTGGAGGAGGTCGGGGTCCGCGCCCTGCGCGACTCCGAGGCCGTACTCCTGGACTCCGCACCCGGGATGACCGTCCTGGTCGTCGAACGGACCCACTACAGCGGTGACCGTCCGGTCGAGACCTCCGACCTCATCGGCTCGGCCGAGCAGTGCCGGCTCCTCTACAAACTGTCCCTCGCCCGCCCGCGCCCGAGGCGCTAG
- a CDS encoding PLD nuclease N-terminal domain-containing protein: protein MITNLSEQVNRADLPRNVDDVSPALAWLTGITGIIIGLIFLAVIVLVIAAVISALIDGDTSGGGKLLWVIFILWAPLFGAVAWFVVGKKGHFNRLLGIDKGRARHTVPTSVGQHSNVASDQTGLGHA from the coding sequence ATGATCACGAACCTTTCGGAGCAGGTGAACCGGGCCGACCTGCCGCGGAACGTGGACGACGTCAGTCCCGCTCTCGCCTGGCTGACCGGTATCACCGGCATCATCATCGGGCTGATTTTCCTCGCCGTCATCGTGCTGGTGATCGCGGCGGTCATCTCGGCGCTGATCGACGGCGACACCTCCGGGGGCGGCAAGCTCCTGTGGGTCATCTTCATCCTCTGGGCCCCGCTGTTCGGCGCGGTCGCCTGGTTCGTGGTCGGCAAGAAGGGGCACTTCAACCGCCTCCTCGGCATCGACAAGGGTCGAGCCCGCCACACGGTGCCGACCAGCGTCGGGCAGCACAGCAACGTCGCGTCCGACCAGACCGGCCTCGGCCACGCCTGA
- the lanKC gene encoding class III lanthionine synthetase LanKC, whose protein sequence is MSAEYDLYCAADPYHYDRPENAPAHGGDLFAVLLRNPCPKGWIRVDTEEWVNFSPEVFDFPLQGWKIHVSAHLGNAESVTTRVWEYCLRERIAFKLVPGPGRFRNKNVKYAPRVASGKLFTLYPADETVLHRVLTELGEELRGEEGPYILSDVRWEDGPLYTRYGAFAKRLVDDGNGRGQICIETPEGALEPDPRGVVFTVPEWVALPEFLRPHVDRYRSPVLDDFPYEVKDAIHFSNSGGVYKAVERATGRTVVLKEGRPFAGLDGHDQDAVTRLRRERDMLRHLEDVPQVPALIDYLTVGGHEFLVQEYVDGIPLYSALAKRNPLTHGPRVPRETGDYRYWALGVWERVRDALRGVHERGVVFGDLHPNNVMVREDGRITLIDWEAAAFERERRRPPMGNPGFMAPPDLRGSDIDIYALALLKIALFAPVTSLMQLAPDKMRHVAQRACEVYRLEADTFTSELGILAGKTSAEPPAVPAEAAEAGRVSAPADIDDLAPVADSWSHVCADIAQGILTSATPHRADRLFPGDIAQFGLPYAGLGFAHGAAGVLWALHRTQGIRFPEGEQWLRERALAERADATTGFYGGDHGIAYALWDLGYREEAVALLDRTFARGEERLPVDLESGLAGIGLNWLHFHAECGDDAFLQRALRIAEQLRARTPDRSDAWSSFRSPGGALRGPSGPALLFIRLYEATREHAFLDVAAEAIRRDLAKCETDEYGALLLKDEYRLLPYFGIGSAGTGMVINRYLDHVEDTELQADRAAAASAVNSRFSVFPGLFEGHAGLIMASAAMYGAASETRASELVAAVDALNWHVLRDGDHRVFPGNQLLRLSTDLATGSAGVLLALHSAERVLTSSGPGISLPFFSAEEFSKI, encoded by the coding sequence ATGTCAGCGGAGTACGATCTCTACTGCGCGGCTGACCCGTATCACTACGATCGCCCTGAAAACGCGCCCGCCCACGGTGGTGACTTATTCGCCGTGTTGCTTCGGAATCCCTGCCCGAAAGGGTGGATCCGTGTTGACACCGAGGAGTGGGTGAACTTCTCTCCCGAGGTCTTCGACTTTCCCCTCCAGGGGTGGAAGATCCATGTCTCCGCGCACCTCGGTAACGCGGAAAGCGTCACCACCCGGGTGTGGGAATACTGCCTGCGGGAGCGGATCGCCTTTAAGCTGGTGCCCGGGCCAGGGCGTTTTCGGAACAAGAACGTGAAATACGCGCCCCGGGTCGCCAGCGGGAAACTTTTCACGCTCTACCCCGCCGACGAGACCGTGCTGCACCGCGTTCTGACCGAACTGGGCGAGGAGTTGCGCGGCGAGGAGGGCCCCTACATCCTCAGCGACGTCCGCTGGGAGGACGGTCCCCTCTACACACGTTATGGCGCTTTCGCCAAGCGTTTGGTCGACGACGGGAACGGCCGAGGGCAGATCTGTATCGAGACTCCCGAAGGGGCCCTGGAGCCCGATCCGCGCGGCGTCGTCTTCACGGTTCCGGAGTGGGTTGCTCTTCCGGAGTTTCTCCGACCGCACGTCGACCGGTACCGCAGCCCGGTGCTCGATGACTTCCCCTACGAGGTCAAGGACGCGATCCACTTCTCCAACAGCGGCGGAGTGTACAAGGCGGTCGAGCGGGCGACCGGCCGGACGGTGGTCCTGAAGGAAGGGCGCCCCTTCGCCGGGCTGGACGGACACGACCAGGACGCGGTGACCCGGCTGCGCCGGGAACGGGACATGCTCCGACACCTGGAGGACGTACCGCAGGTCCCGGCCCTCATCGACTACCTGACAGTCGGCGGACACGAGTTCCTCGTTCAGGAGTACGTCGACGGCATACCCCTGTACTCCGCGCTCGCCAAGCGCAACCCCTTGACGCACGGCCCTCGGGTCCCCCGTGAGACGGGGGACTACAGGTACTGGGCCCTCGGCGTCTGGGAGCGTGTTCGGGATGCCTTACGCGGGGTACACGAGCGGGGAGTGGTCTTCGGAGATCTCCACCCGAACAACGTGATGGTCCGAGAGGACGGCCGGATCACGCTCATCGACTGGGAGGCGGCCGCTTTCGAACGGGAGCGTCGCCGCCCTCCGATGGGCAATCCGGGTTTCATGGCCCCGCCGGACCTGCGCGGCTCCGACATCGACATCTACGCACTGGCCCTGCTCAAGATCGCGCTCTTCGCCCCGGTCACGTCGTTGATGCAACTGGCCCCGGACAAGATGCGCCACGTCGCACAGCGGGCCTGCGAGGTCTACCGGTTGGAGGCGGACACTTTTACGTCCGAGCTCGGCATCCTGGCCGGGAAGACCTCTGCTGAGCCGCCCGCGGTACCTGCCGAGGCGGCCGAGGCGGGACGGGTCAGCGCCCCCGCCGACATCGATGACCTGGCACCGGTGGCGGACTCGTGGTCCCACGTGTGCGCCGATATCGCCCAGGGCATCCTGACGAGCGCCACCCCGCACCGGGCCGACCGGCTCTTCCCCGGAGACATCGCGCAGTTCGGACTCCCCTACGCGGGGTTGGGTTTCGCGCACGGTGCCGCCGGTGTGCTCTGGGCGCTCCACCGTACCCAGGGCATCCGGTTCCCTGAAGGGGAGCAGTGGCTCCGGGAACGGGCCCTGGCCGAGCGCGCGGACGCCACCACCGGGTTCTACGGCGGTGACCACGGCATCGCCTACGCATTGTGGGACCTGGGGTACCGGGAGGAGGCGGTCGCCCTGCTCGACCGGACGTTCGCCCGAGGCGAGGAGAGACTGCCGGTCGACCTGGAAAGCGGGCTGGCCGGGATCGGTCTCAACTGGCTCCACTTCCACGCCGAGTGCGGCGACGACGCCTTTCTCCAGCGTGCCCTGCGGATCGCGGAGCAGTTGCGGGCCCGTACGCCGGACCGCTCAGATGCCTGGAGTTCGTTCCGATCACCCGGCGGAGCCCTGCGCGGCCCCTCTGGGCCGGCGCTCCTGTTCATCCGCCTGTACGAGGCCACCAGAGAGCACGCCTTCCTCGACGTGGCGGCGGAGGCGATCCGCCGGGATCTCGCCAAGTGCGAGACCGATGAGTACGGCGCGCTCCTGCTCAAGGACGAGTACCGGCTCCTGCCCTACTTCGGCATCGGCAGCGCGGGGACCGGCATGGTCATCAACCGCTATCTGGACCACGTCGAGGACACTGAGCTCCAGGCCGATCGCGCGGCCGCCGCGAGTGCTGTGAACAGCCGGTTCAGCGTGTTCCCCGGGCTCTTCGAGGGGCACGCGGGGCTCATCATGGCGTCGGCCGCCATGTACGGGGCGGCGTCCGAGACCCGTGCGTCCGAGCTCGTGGCGGCGGTGGACGCCCTCAACTGGCACGTGCTCCGTGACGGAGACCACCGGGTCTTCCCCGGGAACCAGCTCCTACGGCTTTCCACCGATCTCGCTACGGGATCGGCCGGGGTCCTCCTCGCCCTGCACAGCGCCGAACGGGTGCTCACCTCGTCAGGCCCCGGAATCAGTCTTCCCTTCTTCTCGGCTGAGGAATTCAGCAAAATCTGA
- a CDS encoding ABC transporter permease encodes MSLTSAWLGWRSVRHRPGAFIGATIVLVISTVMVSGFSLVYFSAGLQEETVERYAGVPMVVVPEGREGRAPQSLADDLEALDEVREAVPEVTFEAALLDPDGTVLTDPDTVWGFGHAWTSARLTPLEVTAGEPPRAEDEIVIDQGLADAGGFTVGQSVDVLVLGEVSDFTISGVAGPANGTDWLHQSALFFSEAYVGRMEDYALGYVDAVGVYPAGGTGEADLLAAVRSLIAEQGGGRYEALTGDARGPAEGNLSADEDERIALSMLMLVQLAVVCTIGAVASAIGLSVRGRSREIAMLRAIGATPGQVRLMVTGEAVLLSVAALIIGIPLGATLANLGLDGVSLFRGGLSPAFQVHFTLAGILVSVAAVLFAALAAGLIAARSALRIRPSEAIAEATTEGPELKRGRIALGLLAVAAMLLGAAALAVPGVPRETVGQYVSTLLIALAVIASGLLGPRLVGQAAIVLRAAVNRVSRDGPALSVANVAFYHRRFAGIAGPLLLGITLVGAASASQMYNNWHYGMSESQRVTADFVLSSGYGFAERTREEVDALPFVESTVTARLIPIEPQVKAPSPYGDAAMVLRGDAENTLDLDIVEGEYIPEATGALIMLGSYAERNGIEVGDDLTFVIPGHDQEHAFTVSGVVGDASFLNRSVAFGPAAADGIGLRHGAPDGVFLDIVPGTDEDTARAGLEEVFPPGQDGSAFALHDRESMRQVLTEEWAENNRNGTSAFLLMGMFMMFAAVNAISTAQFDRRREFASGRMLGITWRSTYRMVSAEVFMTIALVFAVAVLATLWMAVLITLPTGTDMLSVIPEVIPVAPVAALGGAALLLSVLGALSAVRGVRRTRD; translated from the coding sequence ATGAGTTTGACCTCGGCGTGGTTGGGGTGGCGGTCGGTTCGGCACAGGCCGGGTGCCTTTATCGGTGCGACCATCGTTCTCGTCATCTCCACCGTCATGGTGAGCGGATTCTCCCTTGTCTACTTCTCGGCCGGTCTGCAGGAGGAGACAGTCGAACGCTATGCGGGAGTCCCCATGGTCGTCGTTCCGGAGGGGAGGGAGGGTCGGGCGCCCCAGTCCCTGGCCGACGACCTCGAAGCGCTCGACGAGGTCCGCGAAGCCGTGCCGGAAGTGACGTTCGAGGCCGCTCTGCTGGACCCCGACGGCACAGTGCTCACCGACCCGGACACGGTGTGGGGTTTCGGGCACGCGTGGACCAGTGCCCGGCTGACCCCGCTGGAGGTGACCGCGGGGGAGCCCCCGCGCGCCGAGGACGAGATCGTGATCGACCAGGGTCTCGCAGACGCGGGCGGGTTCACCGTGGGTCAGTCAGTCGATGTGCTCGTTCTCGGCGAGGTCTCCGACTTCACGATCTCCGGTGTCGCCGGTCCGGCAAACGGAACCGACTGGCTCCACCAGTCCGCGCTCTTCTTCTCCGAGGCCTATGTCGGCAGGATGGAGGACTACGCCCTCGGATACGTCGACGCCGTCGGCGTCTATCCGGCGGGCGGAACGGGCGAGGCAGACCTCCTGGCCGCTGTCCGGTCCCTGATCGCGGAGCAGGGAGGGGGCCGGTACGAGGCGCTCACCGGGGACGCCCGCGGTCCGGCCGAGGGGAACCTGTCCGCGGACGAGGACGAGCGGATCGCCCTGTCGATGCTGATGCTCGTTCAGCTCGCCGTCGTCTGCACCATCGGTGCCGTGGCCTCGGCGATCGGCCTGTCCGTGCGTGGCAGGAGCCGGGAGATCGCCATGCTGAGGGCGATCGGCGCCACCCCCGGTCAGGTCCGTCTCATGGTCACGGGGGAGGCGGTCCTGCTGTCCGTGGCCGCTCTGATCATCGGTATCCCTTTGGGTGCGACCCTGGCGAACCTGGGACTTGACGGTGTGAGTCTGTTCCGCGGCGGGCTGAGCCCTGCTTTCCAGGTCCACTTCACCCTTGCCGGGATTCTTGTCTCGGTAGCGGCGGTTCTCTTCGCGGCACTGGCGGCCGGGCTCATCGCGGCCAGGAGCGCACTACGGATCCGGCCTTCGGAGGCCATCGCGGAGGCCACCACCGAGGGGCCGGAACTCAAGAGGGGACGCATCGCCCTGGGGCTGCTCGCGGTCGCCGCCATGCTGTTGGGCGCCGCGGCTCTGGCCGTACCCGGAGTACCGAGGGAAACCGTCGGGCAGTACGTCTCGACCCTCCTCATCGCTCTGGCGGTGATCGCCTCGGGCTTGCTCGGACCCAGGTTGGTGGGCCAGGCGGCCATCGTGCTGAGGGCGGCCGTGAACCGGGTCTCGCGGGACGGGCCCGCACTGTCCGTCGCCAACGTCGCCTTCTACCACCGGAGGTTCGCCGGGATCGCCGGGCCCCTGCTCCTCGGAATCACACTCGTCGGTGCCGCCTCGGCGTCCCAGATGTACAACAACTGGCACTACGGCATGTCTGAGAGCCAGCGCGTCACCGCGGACTTCGTGCTCTCGTCCGGGTACGGGTTCGCTGAGCGGACCCGAGAGGAGGTCGACGCCCTCCCCTTCGTCGAGTCAACGGTGACGGCGCGGCTCATCCCCATCGAACCGCAGGTCAAGGCGCCCTCGCCCTACGGAGACGCCGCGATGGTGTTGCGCGGCGACGCCGAGAACACGCTTGATCTCGACATCGTCGAGGGCGAGTACATCCCGGAGGCCACGGGGGCGTTGATCATGCTCGGGTCCTACGCGGAGAGGAACGGGATCGAGGTCGGCGACGACCTCACCTTCGTCATCCCCGGACATGACCAGGAGCACGCGTTCACCGTTTCCGGGGTCGTCGGAGACGCGAGTTTCCTCAACAGGAGCGTGGCGTTCGGCCCGGCCGCGGCGGACGGGATCGGGCTCCGGCACGGCGCTCCGGACGGGGTGTTCCTCGACATCGTGCCCGGGACCGACGAGGACACCGCGCGTGCCGGCCTCGAAGAAGTCTTCCCGCCGGGGCAGGACGGATCGGCTTTCGCGCTCCACGACCGCGAGAGCATGCGACAGGTCCTCACCGAGGAGTGGGCCGAGAACAACCGGAACGGCACGTCCGCGTTCCTTCTCATGGGCATGTTCATGATGTTCGCCGCGGTCAACGCGATCAGCACGGCCCAGTTCGACCGCCGACGGGAGTTCGCCAGTGGTCGGATGCTGGGCATCACGTGGCGGAGCACGTATCGGATGGTGTCCGCAGAGGTGTTCATGACCATCGCCCTGGTGTTCGCCGTGGCCGTACTGGCCACCCTGTGGATGGCCGTCCTGATCACCCTGCCCACCGGCACGGACATGTTGTCCGTCATCCCCGAGGTGATTCCGGTCGCTCCGGTAGCCGCTCTCGGGGGCGCGGCCCTGCTCCTGTCGGTGCTGGGGGCGCTGTCCGCGGTACGCGGTGTGCGGAGGACCCGTGACTGA